From the genome of Impatiens glandulifera chromosome 9, dImpGla2.1, whole genome shotgun sequence, one region includes:
- the LOC124915284 gene encoding zeatin O-xylosyltransferase-like produces the protein MANITSFPDESLGLAADSDVVFLMVPFPAQSHLNQLLSLSHLIRSRGFPVHYAASAIHCRQAKLRHDTLLLNTSGIIFHELPTPPFNSPPPEPYSSVKFPQHLWPSFESSLNLRQPVAALLRELSSSSVDTTTSRTRARRLVVIHDDLMNYVVQDAASVPNAESYSFSCGSTLCTFCLTCQFSGKPFPVVELDPDAIPTLDNCFTPDIASFLSIQSQYDHLKHGTLFSTCRAIEGPYLDLLAQTTHADAAVGKTKQWAVAPLFPVTPNHDKAHPTLEWLDKQPPNSVIYVSFGSSTTMSHEQINELAIGLEESKQRFLWVLRDADRVDIFNAETKILQLPEGFEERVKGVGKVTRDWAPQLGILRHPSVGGFMSHCGWNSCLESLTMGVPLATWPMHSDQPHNALLMTHILKVGVQVMGWGERDELVTSSAIKKSIENLMASNEGHAVRTRAEELSKVIKQSVDDDNWELNSFLTYATRSIN, from the coding sequence aTGGCTAATATTACTAGCTTCCCAGATGAATCCCTTGGTCTTGCTGCAGATTCTGATGTAGTGTTCTTAATGGTGCCATTTCCAGCCCAAAGCCACCTCAACCAGCTCCTTAGTCTTTCTCACCTCATCCGCTCCCGTGGCTTCCCCGTTCACTACGCCGCCTCCGCCATCCACTGCCGCCAGGCCAAACTACGACACGACACTCTCCTCCTGAATACATCGGGAATCATATTCCACGAATTGCCCACACCCCCTTTTAACTCTCCTCCTCCCGAACCATACTCCTCTGTCAAATTCCCTCAACATCTTTGGCCCTCGTTCGAATCCTCCTTGAATCTGCGCCAACCTGTCGCTGCATTGCTACGGGAACTTTCCTCCTCCTCGGTGGATACAACTACATCTAGAACTAGGGCTAGAAGACTCGTCGTCATCCACGACGACCTAATGAATTACGTGGTCCAGGATGCTGCCTCTGTTCCGAATGCAGAGTCCTATTCTTTCAGTTGTGGCTCCACCCTTTGCACCTTCTGTTTAACGTGCCAGTTCTCCGGGAAACCTTTCCCGGTGGTCGAGCTGGATCCCGACGCAATCCCGACACTAGACAATTGCTTCACCCCAGACATTGCCAGCTTTTTATCCATTCAGAGTCAATATGATCATCTCAAACATGGCACTCTATTCAGCACATGTCGAGCAATCGAGGGCCCTTACCTCGACCTTCTAGCCCAAACAACACATGCCGACGCAGCCGTTGGCAAGACCAAGCAATGGGCGGTTGCCCCTTTGTTCCCTGTCACACCAAACCACGACAAAGCTCACCCAACCTTGGAATGGCTCGACAAACAACCACCAAATTCGGTGATATACGTGTCCTTTGGGTCATCCACAACCATGAGCCATGAACAGATCAATGAGCTGGCTATAGGATTGGAAGAAAGTAAACAGAGGTTCCTATGGGTGTTGAGAGATGCCGACAGAGTAGACATATTCAACGCTGAAACCAAAATCCTTCAGCTGCCGGAAGGGTTCGAGGAGCGGGTGAAAGGGGTGGGAAAGGTGACCAGAGATTGGGCACCTCAGCTCGGGATTCTCCGGCACCCATCGGTTGGAGGATTTATGAGCCACTGCGGCTGGAACTCATGCCTAGAGAGCCTAACCATGGGCGTGCCATTGGCTACATGGCCAATGCACTCCGACCAGCCGCATAACGCCTTACTCATGACCCACATACTCAAAGTCGGAGTTCAGGTCATGGGTTGGGGAGAACGCGATGAACTAGTGACCTCATCCGCCATTAAGAAAAGCATTGAAAATTTGATGGCATCGAATGAAGGACATGCGGTTAGAACAAGAGCGGAAGAGCTCAGCAAAGTTATCAAGCAGTCCGTCGACGACGATAACTGGGAGTTGAATTCTTTCCTAACTTACGCAACTcgatcaattaattaa
- the LOC124916234 gene encoding zeatin O-glucosyltransferase-like, with protein MDSRLAAEDVVFLIVPFPLQSHLNQLLRLSTLISSRGFSVHYATTVLHCRQVELRHDTPINTTCPIIFHQLLTPPFLSPPPEPSISSVKFLDHLKPTFEASQTLREPVAALLRELSSTTTRTGTGTRRLVIVHDSLMNYAVQDAASLPNAESYSFNCGSVFCTFCFTCQFTGRPFPVELEPESIPTLDNCFNIEILKLFGNEDEFDLNRHGKLFNTCRAMEGTYLDLLVETMSAEKVQKEKLWAIAPLFPVITENDYDKPHPTLEWLDKQPPNSVIYVSFGSTTLMSREQINELAIGLEESKQRFLWVLRDADRVDIFNAESTILQLPEGFEERVKGVGKVTRDWAPQLGILRHPSVGGFMSHCGWNSCLESLTMGVPLATWPMHSDQPHNALLITHILKVGVQVMGWGERDQLVTSSAIKKSIENLMASSEGHEIRTRAEELGRAIRQSVEGDHHGELNSFLAYATR; from the coding sequence ATGGATTCTAGGCTTGCCGCTGAGGATGTAGTGTTCTTAATAGTGCCGTTTCCACTCCAAAGCCACCTAAACCAGCTCCTTCGCCTCTCAACCCTCATCAGCTCCCGTGGCTTCTCCGTTCACTATGCCACCACCGTTCTCCATTGCCGTCAGGTCGAGCTCCGGCACGATACGCCCATCAACACTACTTGTCCAATAATATTCCATCAACTCCTTACACCCCCTTTTCTTTCTCCTCCACCCGAACCATCCATCTCTTCTGTTAAGTTTCTCGACCATCTTAAGCCGACCTTTGAAGCCTCACAAACCTTGCGCGAACCTGTCGCTGCGTTGCTAAGGGAACTTTCCTCAACTACAACTAGAACTGGAACTGGAACTAGAAGACTGGTCATCGTCCACGACAGCCTAATGAATTATGCCGTCCAGGATGCTGCTTCTCTTCCGAATGCGGAGTCCTATTCTTTCAATTGTGGCTCAGTCTTCTGCACATTCTGTTTTACCTGTCAGTTCACGGGGAGACCTTTCCCTGTCGAGTTGGAACCGGAGTCCATTCCAACTTTAGACAATTGCTTCAACATTGAGATCCTGAAACTTTTCGGCAATGAAGATGAATTTGATCTTAACAGACATGGTAAGCTATTCAACACCTGCCGAGCAATGGAGGGCACTTACCTAGACTTACTAGTCGAAACAATGTCCGCTGAGAAGGTCCAGAAGGAGAAGCTATGGGCAATCGCGCCCTTGTTTCCAGTAATTACAGAAAACGACTACGACAAACCTCACCCAACCTTGGAGTGGCTCGATAAACAACCACCAAATTCGGTGATATACGTATCATTTGGGTCAACAACACTCATGAGCCGTGAACAGATCAATGAGCTGGCTATAGGATTGGAAGAAAGTAAACAGAGGTTCCTATGGGTGTTGAGAGATGCCGACCGAGTAGACATATTCAACGCTGAATCCACAATCCTTCAGCTGCCTGAAGGGTTCGAGGAGCGGGTGAAAGGGGTGGGAAAAGTGACGAGAGATTGGGCTCCTCAGCTTGGGATTCTCCGGCACCCATCGGTTGGAGGTTTTATGAGCCACTGCGGCTGGAACTCATGTCTCGAGAGCCTTACCATGGGAGTGCCATTGGCTACATGGCCAATGCACTCCGACCAGCCGCATAACGCCTTACTCATCACCCACATACTCAAAGTGGGAGTTCAGGTCATGGGTTGGGGAGAACGTGATCAACTAGTGACCTCATCTGCCATTAAGAAAAGCATTGAAAATTTGATGGCATCGAGTGAAGGACATGAGATTAGAACAAGAGCGGAAGAATTGGGAAGAGCTATCAGGCAATCAGTAGAGGGCGACCACCACGGAGAATTGAATTCTTTCCTAGCCTACGCAACTAGATGA
- the LOC124914669 gene encoding uncharacterized protein LOC124914669, producing MASAAKSVLQTLRRYIKKPWEITGPCASPEYKLAVPKATEYRLFCPATIPEKAIIPSSDPETVYDIKYFSRDQRRNRPPIRRTILKKADVEKMMKETTFDVSDFPIPYLTAKVVEDMDAIGGGYQK from the coding sequence ATGGCTTCAGCAGCAAAATCTGTCCTTCAGACACTCAGGCGTTACATCAAAAAGCCATGGGAAATCACTGGTCCTTGCGCCTCTCCCGAGTACAAATTGGCTGTTCCCAAGGCTACGGAATACCGTTTGTTCTGTCCCGCCACCATTCCTGAGAAGGCCATTATCCCATCTTCCGACCCCGAGACCGTCTACGACATCAAGTACTTCTCCCGCGACCAGCGTCGCAACCGACCGCCGATTCGCCGTACTATTCTCAAGAAGGCCGATGTCGAAAAAATGATGAAGGAGACTACTTTCGATGTCAGCGATTTTCCCATCCCTTACCTCACCGCTAAAGTCGTCGAGGACATGGATGCCATTGGCGGAGGTTATCAGAAATGA